In Hymenobacter volaticus, the genomic window GTGTCCGCCCGCCGGGGTGAATTTGATGGCATTGCCCACCAAATTGTTTAGCACCTGCATAAACTTGTTTTCGTCGATGCTGGCGTAGATGGTGGCGGCTGATGCTTCCAGGCTGAAAGTCAGGCCCAGGGTTAATTCCGTGCGCTGGTAGTTATCGACCATGATACCCACGCGTTCCACTAGGTTCACTCGCTCCCGCTTCAGTTCCACGTTGGAAGACTCGAAAAACTCGTTGTCTACAAAATCGTGGATCATGTCGACACTTTCGCCGCAAGTAACCATGATGACGCGTAACAATTCGTGCAGATGTGGGTCGGGGTGCTCTTGTAATTGCTGGTTAAGTTGCCCAGTCATGCTCTGCATCAGCCGCAACGGGCCCGCTAGGTCGTGCGAGAGAATTTCAAGCGTGGAATTTTTCTTGGTGTTAAACTTCTCTGCGTTTTGCGAATATGCCTTCTCGACGGTTATGTCATCAATGAAGCCCGATAGCGTGTCGTGGCCGTTATCGGGCCGGTAATAGGCCCGCACGCAAAGCCATTGCACTTCCTCTCCGGGGCCAAGCAGCCGCAATTCCACGTTCTCGCGCAAGAGGCCTTGGCTGAGCCGCGCAAAGCAGTCGGCCGCGTAATCACGGTCGTCGGGATGCAAGCGTGCGAGCAGGTCGGGCAACTCCTCGTTTACCTGCTCCCGGTGGCCGTTCCACATCCGCTCGTAGGCCGGGTTCACGTACGTGACACGCTGACTAGCTAGGTCGTACACAAAGAAAACAGAAGGAAGTTCTTCTATCAGGTGCTGAAACTGAACGACGTGGTCGGGCATTGCAGCCGAGAGTGAAAGATGAGAGGAAAGTAGAAATTACACTTGAGCTTACCAGATTTCAGACAAACCAAATCTTGGTGCGGAAGTTGCCCCTTCACTCCAATAACCTGTATGCCGTTCCTGCACGCTAAGCACCCTATGAACAGCCAGTTAGAAAAGTAAATATAGCTCAGCTTATGTAAACGAATAATTAGCTGATATGGCTGTATTTTTTTCAGCGCCTGCTCGGCAAGTTGTCAGCCACTCCAGCGCCGCGCGCTCCTCTATAAACCGGCCAATCTGGTAGGGTCGGTTATCGAAGTAAGTCAGCGGTGGAATGGCGGTGTTGGCTTCGATGTCGGTGAGGTGGGCGGGGGCGAATAGATAAGCAATGAACACTGGCTGGTGCAGGCGCACCACCACTTGCGGAAAATAGACCTCCATCATCCAGGCTGTATCTTGTTGGTTAGCGGCGTGTTCGCGTCGCCGCGCGTCAACCAGCCAATAGGCGCAGCTCTGGTTTGCTCCCTCGTCCATTATAAGCCCGTAGCCAGAGCGCAAATCTTGCGGGGTGGTTTGCTGCATCCATCGGCATATCAGTACCCGCAAGTCGGGCCGATACACGAGTTGAAGATATTCAGTGGAGTTAACTGCAGGCAGCATACGTAACGGGCTTTCTTGGTACAGCCTAAGCGGCGAATTGCAGCAGAATGGCTTCCCCGCTATACCTCTGACTGAAATCTCGCAGAAAGTTTAATGTAGTGTTGGCGTTACCCCAACATATTTCTTTGGCGTTGCACCCAAGCCCGCGCCAACTGTCCTACTTAGTTAACAGTACTGTGTTGCAATAGCGTCGGGCTCAGTGCTTAACTCAATTCGAATTGCAGATCTTAGCCTACCTCTTTTGTAGCACCAAGCCGCTAAGAGGCTGCAGCGCGAAACCACGACCTACCGTCACGGAACTATTGTCGAGCAGATTGCGGTAGATGCCGGGGCAAGCGGTGGAAATTGTTGGGGCTGGCTTCGAGGTTGAAGAGCACGAACACCGTTTCGGGGCCAGTACCACGGGTGTACGCCAGCGTGCGGCCCGCAGTGGGCAAGAACTGCAGGCCCCCGGAGCTAAAGACAGCGTTAATCTTGCGCATCTGGATTAGCTGCTTGTAGTACGCAAAGTGCGGGGCGTTGAAGCCGGCGGGGTCGTAGGTTCTCGGGCCGGGTTGGTAGTTGGTGCGGGTTTCGGGGGCAAACTTCAAGCCGGGCCACCACAGGGGCTTGCGGCAGTCGGGGTCATCGGAGCCCCACATGCCTAGCTCGTCGCCGTTCCAGATGTGCGGGGCACCCACGCTCGTGAACTGGTGCAGCAAGTAGAGGCGCACGCGCTGGTAGGTATCGGGGTCGGGCCGACCAGTGCGATACGCGGGGTTGTCGTTGGGGGTGGCTTTAAACTTATAGAGACCCGGATTGGCGAAGCACGTGAGCAGCCGGGGCGAATCGTGGGAGGCCGACACGTTCATTTGGGCGGCAGGAAAAGCGACGGGCAGGCGGTTCCATTGGCGCTCCAAGCTGTCTTGCAGCTGCCGACCCGTGAGCGGAGCGGCCACTGCCGCAAAGAAGCTGCGCGCCGGCCGATACACTTGGTAAAACATCACGCCGTCGAATACGTCGCCGTTTAAGTAAGGTGCCGGATTCATGAGGCGGTAGGGCCACTCTTCCCACCAGACTTCGCCCACCAAATAGGCCTCAGGCTTAATGCTTTTCACAAATCGGCGGTAGTCGCGCCAGAATCCCATCGGCACTTGATCGGCCACATCCAACCGGAAGCCATCTACGCCGTTTTCGGGCTTGCCATTCGGCGCGAGCCAGCGCCGCGTCACGGCCTCGACGTGTTGTTTGGCCCCCTCGTTCAATTGTCCCTCATAGGGGCGGCCTGCTTTACGGACCGTAGTGATATTCACCTTCTTGATTTCCGGCAAGCTCTTCAACCCTAGCCACCCGTTGTAGTCGAACTCGTTGCCGGGGGTAGCGGGGTCGTTGAAGCGCACGATGTCGTACCAGTCTTTGTAGGCAGACTGCTGCTGTTTCTTAAGGATGTCTTGCCACGCCCAGAATTCCACGCCCGTATGGTTCCAGGAATAATCGACGATGATGCGCATCTGTCGGCGGTGCACTTCTTGCACCAGTTTCAGAAATAACCGGTCGGCTGCCGTCCATTGCCAGGTGGTAGGGTCGGCGGGGTTCTCGCGGGCAATCAGTTGGTTGTCGCCCACCGGATCGGGGCCGAAGTTTACATCAATGTGGTGGTAGCTGCGAGCATCGTACTTGTGAAGAGAAGGCGCGTCGTTGATAGGGTTGAGGTAAAGCGCCGTCACGCCTAGCTCTTGCAGATAGTCTAGCTTGTTGAGCACGCCCTGCAAGTCACCCCCGTAGCGCCGCAAACTGACGTTGTCGTTATGGTTTAGATTAGCGGCTTTGGCCCAGGCATCAGGGTCGTACCAGTTGCTGGTCCAAAGCGTAGGCGTCCAGTTAGCGGGCACCTTAAACGAGCCAGCAAAATTCACTGGCTTCGGGTCGTTGGCTTGGTCGCCGTTATGAAACCGCTCCACGAATATCTGGTACCAGATAACCTCTCGAGCCCAGGCGGGTGGCTGAGTTGACGGATCAGCAGAAGCAGCGAAACTCATAAAAAGCAGCAGGCAGAATAAGACGTAAAGTGCGGAAATACTTCTCATAGAACGGGTTACAACCATAGTGCAACGGATTATCTGAGGTAAGCGGACAGCTTCTCCGAGAAGCTACACACTACCAATACCTAAGTTACACTATAATAACCTATCTAATATTTACTTATAATATACCTAGAAGTAGGTATTGACATCACTTCCGCCATCTACTAGATTCGATTATCTGCTCTGACAGGTATTGGGTGCAAAACCAATGCTGTCCTCTTCTATCACGCCTATGCAATTCCTACTTGTTTGCCGCCTCCAGGCAGCCGCCTTGCTGTGTGCTTATTCTACCATTCTTTCCACTAAGTCATGCTTCCCACCACCGCTCTCTACTCCGCTAACGTACTGGTTGCTGCCCCACCTTCCTTACAGCGCCAAGGTCTACTATCCACTCTCCACGACAAATGGCCACTACTCTCGTGTAGCGTCACGGCCGATACCAGCCAACTGCCTATGCTGGTACGGCAGCAAGCCTACGCGCTGATTGTGCTCGACAGCACCCTTAGTAGCCTACCCATCGCGGAGCTCATACGCCAGATCCGCAGCATCCGCAGTTGCCAGCCCTTGCTTGTGCTCACTGGCCCCCGCCTAACTCCGGTTCAGCGCCAACAATTGCTTCTTGCCGGAACGGTAACCCTATTACCGCATACCGTGGCCCCCACGGTGCTTCTCGCTACTATCACGCCTTTTGTGAGTGGTACGCTGCACTGGACTCTGCCGCCCTCCATCACCCCTACCCGCGTGGCCCCACCCACACCGTTCAGTAACCGCGAAGTGGAAGTGCTGCGCTTAGTAGTAGCCGACAATTGCAATCAGGAAATAGCTGATAAACTGTGCTTAAGTGTGCGCACCGTGGAAAGTCACCGCCGAGCCCTGCTGCAAAAGACGGGCGCTAAAACACTGGTAGGCTTGGTTGTGCAAGCCGTCCGCGAGGGTTGGGTAGGCGTGGCGTAAAGCGTAGTGGCAGTATAATATGGCCTAATTGAGCAAGCTTCGAGCACTTGCTTAAATCAGTATTGTTGAGTTGTGGGGTCTTTGCCTGAAGTGCAGCCGGCAAACGCTACTGCTTATCGTATAGCGCTATCTGTGATGAAGTCAGCTTGCTGGCAATTGCACTTAGCACGCCATTAACTAGCCGGCACGTTCTGCTTTGCCTCGGCAATGTGGTTGATGTGCTACAGGAAAGTATAGACAGCTTTAGTGTACGCTGCCTGCAACCTGCTTTACCACTTCACTTTACCGGTAGAGCTCGTTTTCTTGATGCGGCCGTCGCGCTTGAATCGGGTACCGGGCGTTAGGCGCAGGGCTACATCGGGCGGAATGCACGTGTTTTGCGCAAATTCCTCGGTTTCATACCCTACTGCACTGATCTTGAGGCGAGCTGGGCGTGGCAGTGGTTTCTTGGACGTAATGATATACCGGCCCTCGGAGTTGGTGCTGAATGCATCATTGATGCCTTGCACCTGTACGGTAGCACCGGTTAGGGGGCGGAAATTCTCATCGGTTACCAAACCAGTCAGAGATAGGCAACCCACCGGGGGAGCGGGTTTCGCTGCTGAGTCAGCTGGCGCAGTTACTGGTTGTTGCGCCAAAGCAGTACCTGATATACTTAACAAGACAAGGCTTAAGAGGAAAGGTAGTAAGCGCTGCATAAAACGAGTGGGTATAAACGAATACAACTTTATTAAGCAGAGTAAGCTATCAATGTTTTAGCTACCAACCAAAGAATCCTATAACCTACACTAATATTATGTACAAAAGCCATTTCAAGATTAGCTGTATCCTATTAACTCACCCTAATAATTTGTTAATTATATATGATTCTTATTTCAGAACCCACGCTGCTTCATTGAGGGGTTTTCTTAATCGGTGGCTGTATTGTTCGCCTTCAAATTCCTCTTTACACACAAGAGCAGTAAGCTACATCAGATAGAAAGCTTCGGGTAGTGTTGGCTTGGGAATCTCCTGCTCATCCAGCAATTGCTTGAGGTTGATTTCGATGGTGCGAGCAATGGCCGTGACGGGAGTGTCGGTGGGGCGGTTGCGGAAAGGGTCTTGCAGATAAGTAGCTGTTTTCTCGAGCAGGAAGAATGAAGACGCAAAGACCAGCAGAATGGGCAATTCTAACAGGCCAATGGTTTCAACCAGTGCCAACGACAACACAATCAAAAACAGGTAGATAAAGAAGTGTATAAATATCCGGTACGTTACCGGAAACACCGTGCTGTTGATGCGCTCGGCCTTGCCCATGGAGTCGCAGAGCCGGACCAGGGTGTTGTCGAGCTGCACATGCTCGTAGGAATCAAGCGCCTGCTGCCGACGCAATACCTTGAAATCCTCGGTGTGCAAGGCTAGCAAGGCCAAAGGCTTGTTGTTATGCTTCCGTAGGTAAGCTACTTCGTCGGCCGATACATATTGCTCGAGATTCGCCAACGGATTTTGGCCGCGTAACGACTGTCCTAGGCTGTAGCACCACGCAATCTGCCGGTGCCCTATTCTGCGAATAACTTCTCGTGCGGCATTGTAGCCAAGCAAGTCATCTTCCAGAAAGCCCTTCAGTTGCAGTACCAGCGAGCGAGAATCGTTGACGATAGCGCCCCAGACCTTACGCGCTTCCCACCACCGGTCGTAAGACTGATTGATTTTGAAGGCGAGGATAAGGGAAATAGCGCTACCTAAAATGGTGGGCAACAAGCCCGGAACAAGAGGAATGTAATCAGCAAAAAACCACTCTAGCAGTTGGAAAGAAACTGAAAAAAGAAACACTCTCGCGACGTCAATGCGAATTTGCTTGAAGATGTACCTAAATGGAATTCTTTTCTCGGTGAGCATAGCAACGCACTTAAACAAGATGTACGGCAACACCAACCGTCTACTTTCGCGGCCTGGTTTGCTCGTTTCATTTAACTGAGATAGAAGCAGTCCTTATAACTTAAGTTCTTATAGAGGGTTTACTATTTTCGATAATTAATATTGTTTTAATTCTATTTCAACA contains:
- a CDS encoding PAS domain-containing sensor histidine kinase; translated protein: MPDHVVQFQHLIEELPSVFFVYDLASQRVTYVNPAYERMWNGHREQVNEELPDLLARLHPDDRDYAADCFARLSQGLLRENVELRLLGPGEEVQWLCVRAYYRPDNGHDTLSGFIDDITVEKAYSQNAEKFNTKKNSTLEILSHDLAGPLRLMQSMTGQLNQQLQEHPDPHLHELLRVIMVTCGESVDMIHDFVDNEFFESSNVELKRERVNLVERVGIMVDNYQRTELTLGLTFSLEASAATIYASIDENKFMQVLNNLVGNAIKFTPAGGHIRVGLRESADHVLATVADDGIGIPTDVQGELFERFTRARRPGLRGEKSTGLGMSIVRTIVLLHEGRIWFESEEGEGTTFYIEVPKGV
- a CDS encoding glycoside hydrolase family 13 protein; the encoded protein is MSFAASADPSTQPPAWAREVIWYQIFVERFHNGDQANDPKPVNFAGSFKVPANWTPTLWTSNWYDPDAWAKAANLNHNDNVSLRRYGGDLQGVLNKLDYLQELGVTALYLNPINDAPSLHKYDARSYHHIDVNFGPDPVGDNQLIARENPADPTTWQWTAADRLFLKLVQEVHRRQMRIIVDYSWNHTGVEFWAWQDILKKQQQSAYKDWYDIVRFNDPATPGNEFDYNGWLGLKSLPEIKKVNITTVRKAGRPYEGQLNEGAKQHVEAVTRRWLAPNGKPENGVDGFRLDVADQVPMGFWRDYRRFVKSIKPEAYLVGEVWWEEWPYRLMNPAPYLNGDVFDGVMFYQVYRPARSFFAAVAAPLTGRQLQDSLERQWNRLPVAFPAAQMNVSASHDSPRLLTCFANPGLYKFKATPNDNPAYRTGRPDPDTYQRVRLYLLHQFTSVGAPHIWNGDELGMWGSDDPDCRKPLWWPGLKFAPETRTNYQPGPRTYDPAGFNAPHFAYYKQLIQMRKINAVFSSGGLQFLPTAGRTLAYTRGTGPETVFVLFNLEASPNNFHRLPRHLPQSARQ
- a CDS encoding helix-turn-helix transcriptional regulator encodes the protein MLPTTALYSANVLVAAPPSLQRQGLLSTLHDKWPLLSCSVTADTSQLPMLVRQQAYALIVLDSTLSSLPIAELIRQIRSIRSCQPLLVLTGPRLTPVQRQQLLLAGTVTLLPHTVAPTVLLATITPFVSGTLHWTLPPSITPTRVAPPTPFSNREVEVLRLVVADNCNQEIADKLCLSVRTVESHRRALLQKTGAKTLVGLVVQAVREGWVGVA
- a CDS encoding carboxypeptidase regulatory-like domain-containing protein; this translates as MGCLSLTGLVTDENFRPLTGATVQVQGINDAFSTNSEGRYIITSKKPLPRPARLKISAVGYETEEFAQNTCIPPDVALRLTPGTRFKRDGRIKKTSSTGKVKW
- a CDS encoding bestrophin family protein; translated protein: MLTEKRIPFRYIFKQIRIDVARVFLFSVSFQLLEWFFADYIPLVPGLLPTILGSAISLILAFKINQSYDRWWEARKVWGAIVNDSRSLVLQLKGFLEDDLLGYNAAREVIRRIGHRQIAWCYSLGQSLRGQNPLANLEQYVSADEVAYLRKHNNKPLALLALHTEDFKVLRRQQALDSYEHVQLDNTLVRLCDSMGKAERINSTVFPVTYRIFIHFFIYLFLIVLSLALVETIGLLELPILLVFASSFFLLEKTATYLQDPFRNRPTDTPVTAIARTIEINLKQLLDEQEIPKPTLPEAFYLM